One Dermacentor andersoni chromosome 6, qqDerAnde1_hic_scaffold, whole genome shotgun sequence genomic window carries:
- the LOC126523734 gene encoding putative nuclease HARBI1 has protein sequence MARTQTNYARRNIIFALLVRRLRRKKNRSLYIRDIFDKRPECGEYHHLVQELRNSDPEYHFKYFRLTKASFDKLLSLVHRRLVHPPTHRRAISPAERLAVTLRFLATGGSMEDIALSYRMHASTVASVLKETLPAIWDCLKPLVLGRPSTQRWRDIAEEYYDKWDFPNTIGSIDGKHFAIKCPNKSGSDFYNYKGFYSLIMLAIADANYRFIMVDIGAQGRYSDASFFKRSPLQAVFEEGALGLPSNMSKWPPCLVGDAAFPLRTYLVPYPGRKLDDRKKVFNYRLSRARRCIENAFGILVSRWRVFFGTVEGAPELLNNMIQAAVCLHNSLMGDAAYCPDEYSGTLCGETVYDGEWRRTVTKIGTKTVPSNNRPTSAAMAMRDELADYFMSAECSLPWQLMVVRRC, from the exons ATGGCACGGACGCAGACAAACTACGCAAGACGAAAcattattttcgctttgttggtGCGTCGTCTGCGTCGCAAGAAGAACAGGTCTCTCTACATAAGGGATATCTTTGACAAGCGTCCAGAGTGTGGAGAGTACCACCACCTAGTACAGGAGCTGCGGAACAGTGATCCTGAATACCATTTCAAGTATTTCAG GCTGACAAAGGCGTCGTTTGACAAGCTGCTGAGCCTTGTTCACCGCAGGCTTGTTCATCCTCCTACTCACAGGAGAGCCATCTCACCGGCAGAAAGGCTCGCGGTGACATTGAG ATTTTTGGCCACAGGAGGGTCCATGGAGGACATTGCATTGAGCTACCGAATGCATGCATCTACTGTAGCTAGCGTACTGAAGGAGACCTTACCAGCGATCTGGGACTGCTTGAAGCCCCTGGTACTCGGACGCCCAAGCACACAGAGGTGGCGCGACATAGCAGAGGAATACTATGACAAATGGGATTTTCCAAACACAATAGGGAGCATTGACGGCAAGCATTTTGCGATCAAATGTCCCAACAAGAGCGGCTCAGACTTCTACAATTACAAGGGTTTCTATTCACTAATTATGCTGGCTATAGCAGACGCCAACTATAGATTTATAATGGTGGACATCGGAGCCCAAGGCCGATATTCAGACGCCTCTTTTTTTAAGAGGAGTCCCCTCCAGGCAGTATTTGAAGAGGGTGCTCTGGGGCTGCCTTCAAATATGTCGAAGTGGCCACCTTGTTTGGTTGGCGATGCAGCCTTCCCTTTGCGGACTTACCTGGTGCCCTACCCTGGGAGGAAGCTGGATGATAGAAAAAAGGTCTTCAATTACCGCTTGTCGAGGGCACGCAGGTGCATTGAAAATGCTTTCGGCATTCTAGTCTCCCGTTGGCGGGTGTTTTTTGGAACGGTGGAAGGCGCACCAGAGCTCCTCAACAACATGATTCAGGCTGCCGTGTGTTTGCACAATTCTCTTATGGGAGACGCTGCCTACTGCCCTGATGAGTACAGCGGCACGCTATGCGGCGAGACGGTGTATGACGGAGAATGGCGCCGCACTGTCACTAAAATTGGCACAAAGACAGTGCCGTCAAACAACCGCCCCACTTCAGctgccatggcaatgagggacgaATTAGCAGACTATTTTATGTCTGCAGAATGCTCACTGCCGTGGCAGCTGATGGTTGTCAGGCGATGCtaa